The Plasmodium cynomolgi strain B DNA, chromosome 13, whole genome shotgun sequence DNA segment GGGTGTGGCAGCGGCGCTTCCTTTCACtttatgcttatttttttcaccaccttTTTCATGGTAACTTTCAGTTAACTCGTTCGTGATGCTTCCATCCGCGTTCTTATTCGAGGCATAACTTCTCTCTTTCGATAAATTGATCACTCCCTCCTTGCCtacaatttcttcctccatttcgtCCAAGTACATGGAGAAGTTCATTTTGCTAACGTCGTCTCCACGTGTACCTTTGCCACTAGTTTTGGGAACTCCCCAATTGGGCTCTTCCTTTTGCGCACTCTGTGTGTCATCTTCGTTTAACCAATCGCCAAGGAGCAGCTTTCTGTAATATTCTCTAttgtatttttcccttttgttaaGTGGTGAGTTATCCTTGTTGTgattttctccctcctcctccttctcttcttcctcctcttcctcatcgCTGGATGAAGAATTAGCTAGATACTCCTTCAGGTCCAGTTCTCTTAGCTTTTCTTCACTAAACCTCGTGGACAGAAGTTTTTTCCTCTTGGGATTTTCATCCCATGTTGACTTGGCATGAGTATGTTTTAAAGGTGTGCTCACGCTATAATGGAATTGATAATTATCAGGTATCTTACTGCATGCCTCTTTCACTTTATAATCATCAAGGGAGCACTTATCATCAATTATCCTAAGATCTAAATAATTGATGCAAAAATCTGCATCCATATCGTTTAAttcttcatataaaaattccactatttctttattataGCATTCTACTACTGCGAAATAGTATCTTGAACGCTGGATTTGGTACAGtcgaattttttcattttcttcctcctcgtcggCACTGAGGCTGGTGTGCAAAATGGCTTGctcgtttcgtttttttttaagtttggCCTTGGAAGAGTCCCTCCCATCTGTTTTCGCCTTTGTGCTCTCCTTCGTGGGCGCCTTCTTACCTTTTGCGCCGTCGCCTGCGCTGTTGTCCGAGTCCGCACTTTCGTCGTCGCCTGTGCTGTCGTCTCGATCGTCACTACCGTCCAGGTCTTCGCTTTCGTCACTCTCGACGCTTTCGTCATTATTGGCACTGTCTTCGGCGCCCCggctgctgctgttgccgTCCTCACTTGAGCTCAGCGCCCCCTCATCATCCTCATTATCCTCATCATCCTCATTATCCTCATCATCCTCATTATCCTCATCATCCTCATTATCTtcatcatcctcatcatcctcatcatcctcTTCATCCTGAAAGTAATCTAGAAAGTTGTTGTGCCTATACACAGCTCCGTCACCTTTCCTCTTCAACTTTAGGATGtctaaattaatttttggtCCATGTTTCTTCTCCTGCTTGAGCTTCTTTTCCCCATATTTCGAGGTGTATATAGTGACCTTCTTCACAGCTCTACTTTTGGTATAatctatgtttttttttttcctcttttcaaaattgtaataTGACTCAAAGAGGTAGAAAATGTCGGCACTGGAAATATTGTCCCAGTCACAACCAAGGACTGTAAAGCGGCTGGTCACGTCGAAGGTCATCTTGATGttttctttgcttctctTATATTTGGCATATCTctgtttgtcatttttggtgttatttttttccttcttaaagttaattttcttcgttttgtttaGCTTTTCCCTTAACATGTTACGTGTTTTCTgcttgtccttttttttgccttttctctTCGAAAGGGAGTTACTTAAGTCGTCCTCTCTGCGGCTGCTCCCTTCGCTGCTCCCTTCGCCGCTTCCTTCGCCGCTTCCTTCACCGTTTCCTTCGCCGCTTCCTTCGCTGCTGTCTCCAGCTCCTCCCTCATCACTCGACTGGTCGACCGTCTGGTCATACTTCTTCTCATATTgcgcatttttccctttgggtctattttttccatttggtttgttttttccgtttggtttattttttccacttttccccccttggcCGTTCTCCCGCTTGCTACCATCGCaaatgctctttttttttaacttcttgTTTTTATGCTTCAAATCGAAGGAACTGCTTTGCAGCGATTCCGTGATGTACTCCTGTTCACTACTGTGGTCTTTGCCTGCTGGAATGAAACCCTCCTCCCCGTTGACCTTTCCACCGATTCGATTTCCCCCTTCGACCTCTTCATTTGTCatgtttctcatttttttccttgggGGCACAATAATTGTATAATCTTTCGTTGCATCCAAATTGTTGCAATTAGCacattcatttattttgttgattTCTTTCTTGATGGCAATTTCGCTGTCATTTTCATCTTGTCTCTTCaaatcttccttttttttacctaccTCTAGTTGTGCTTTGCTTTCCGAGTCGTTATGCTTGTCTTCTTTGTTCCTCTCGTTtaggtttttttccccattttcatcatttcctATCGTTTGGTGCTCTATCCAGTTTTCCATACTTAACGTGttgtcatttatttttattgaattATCATTCATCTTGTTTTACGACATGAGTCACTTATCGATTGTTCTGTTTTGGACATGCGTTTGGGCACCTCTTCGCAGCGCGACAGCTGGGAGATTGTTCTccacgtgtatatatatgggTGGGTACTTACTCAACAGCGTTGGCACCCCCAACAGGCACTGCTGCGTGATGGGCGCGACGGTCCATAAACGTgtgcgcacatatatatatggacTACGCGCAAGACGTTGCTCAGGGAGTGGGGCAGGCAACTAAGCACCTTTTTAATCGCTCCTTTGATGGTACATAAACAGGTGGGCACTCTCTAGGACAAAGAAGGCGTATACGTTTTTGCTACCTTTTATAAAGTTGCGGGGGAGCTGAAGATGATCCGCCACGAGAAGCTGTAGTGGGagttttcccccttcgctAAAGGGTTCGCACGAGACTCGCCTCGCATATGAATGCTCCCTCGGAAAATGACCATTTGCATCCTCCACTAAAGGATACAACATATACCCACGCGCATATAACAATTTGCCACTGTGGTGGTGCGATGGAGAAATGGCTTACGGAAACAATTTCTACCCATACAGCTTTCGAGGGGGCCTCCAAAAAAATCAGTTTTCACTACGAAAACGTTAAAATGACTGCGCGCAAGCGaacaatttatatataatcgCCTGCtcctttaaattttatcaaataacCTTCATAACGCAATTGTacggagagaaaaaaaaaaaaaaaaaaaaacgaataagaAAGNNNNNNNNNNNNNNNNNNNNNNNNNNtagagagaaaaaaaaaaaaaaaaaagaaatgaaagaaaaaaaaaatggcataatgAGAGGATTGTCAAACGGgaaacatatacatatagaATGTAAtaacgatgaggaggacgtATGCCTGGCGCTTGCCATTCCGCTGGGCACCAAGAGACCATATACATGATGcatcaaaaaattgtgcattaTTTTAAGGATATGCGCGCAGTTAATAGCGCTTGTATATATGCTTAGTATtactttcacattttgcccATTTATGCACGCCCTTTGCAAATATACTTGCGCGAACGGGGGAACCAGCTTACGTACGCAGAGGCTTTATCACCTCAACagttttgtgaaaatttgaCGCGTAAGGAAATGGGTTACTTGATTATATAAACGAAAAGGGTCAAACGAAATGTACTTtcatacgcaaaaaaaaaaaataaaataaaatacttaAATTAGTATACCTGAGAAAAAACGAGGAACATTTGCCGCCACGTGCTATGCGATGCAGCTTGTAAAAGGAAatgccaaaaaggggggtaggCAAGGACGTACAAATTGGCACACAAATGGGCGCACAAATTGGCACACAAATGGGCATACAAATTGGAACACAAACGGGCATACAAATTGAAACACAAACGGGCATACAAATGGGAACCAACTCGTGCATGAGtgagtatatataaatgcttATATGAACCCCCCCCTCCCAATGCGCATATGCTTACCCAAGGCAGAATCGCCGTGCCCCAGGCGCCCCCTCGCAGAGACTCCACTTGGTTAACTACCTCCTATGGGCCCACAAAGAGGTAAACACGAAAATGCCAGGCTCGCCAAAACACAACAGAGCAGCCAAAAAGtggacaaaaaggaaggcgGCGAAAACGCCGGACATGCGATCTAAACGATAATAAACCCAAGCAGTTCGATTtgcaacataaaaaaattgatttttCACTTGGGAAGCAACGTCCGCTGCACTGGGGGTttcgaaaaagaaggaaattatttaaatgagaaaataaaaaaacaaaaaaacagttgCCAGttaatgcacaaaaaatgttacttTACATCTCGTGTGACTTGACCTGatgttattctttttcaagaaaaattaaacagcCAATTAATGCAGTTAGCGTGGGCCTTTTGTTTTGTACTCCTTATGCgtgtacacatattttaaaaaaaaaggggagaggggAGGAATAGAGGACACCATGCGTTGGGAGCTCTCTCGGCAGAGTTGTAAACACATACGTggatcatttttatgtgctGTTACCAAACGAATAgtcgagaaggaaaagggaaaaaatatacaaacgTGTCTTCTCACATGCATGATGAAAATGTTCCCATTATTGATATGCCAAAATGTGAGTCGAGGGCGTCTCATCAGTTTTGATCTAttcagtgaaaaaaaaaaaaaaaatcatttacgTAGGTTGTCCCCATTAATCCACAACAAATTTTGTAACATCGCACATACACATAACATTTCGAAGTACGTTTTAAACGCTTTTATTTGCACGACcatcttttaaaatggtGACTCTTCACTTCCTATTCGTCCACAACGACAGAATGAAAACATCTCCCTATACACCCACTTCCCcctctacatttttaacgtttcttttttccgcaAAACTGTAACTTTAAGACAATGTAGAggaagtgagaaaaaaaaaattgttgggAGCACTTGTTGGCTAAGGAGGCTGGTAACTTCTCTTAAGTTGCTCAGCAGCCGAGCGAAGAATTCGCAGCTGTCTGgcagtaaaaaatattgaaccTCGCGTATGACCCATTGCGTGTAAGCCGTGGTATCCGCGTGAACACACCTTAAATAAGGcagtttttttcaaaaaatatttctcaaTTTATTGGTACACTGGTTAAAGGATGCACGGTTAATATACATAAGGATGTGCGCACAATTTGATTTTGCCGCAATttcatggaaaaaaaaataatcacaaaaTGCTCTGAAAATAATCACAAAATGCTCTGAAAATAATCACAAAATGCTCtgaaaataaacacataaTGCGCttaaaataaacacataaTGTGCCtaaaataaacacaaaatggggaagggcATGCCGATGGAGCGGATATGCGTATAGGACGCACACCTCCCCGGGGGAGAGTCACTGCTAAGACAAACACATGTGATGGGATCTCTTATGGCTCTTTGACGTTCGTTGGATCCACGTCGATGCTCTTCTCCATAGCATGTACCTTATTCGATGCGCAATTCcttttatgcaattttttactttttgtaaACATGCTGAAAGGGTTACCTTGTCTTAACTGCGCATTTTGGATATCGCCCGTGTTACCTGCTTGATAACTGCACACGCGACTGTGGCTGTGTCTGCCACTGTGGATCGATTTATGTGCCAGGTATGGACGATCCACGTTCGTTACATTACCTTGATGATAACTGTTACACATCTCGGCATGCGTTTTTCTGTGGACATCCCCTTGCGCACCGCTTCTAAAATTACCGATCAGGTTGCTCCCTATATCATCTCTGCAGTTTCCACGTATTACACTTCTGACGTGATGGCCTCCGCACATTTTGCAACTTTTAACGCAACTGAGAAGCAGCACTGGGTTGTTGTACTTTTCACCGATGTGCTGCTTGGCAACGGCATCGCTACCGTGGACGCGTCGCACTTGCAAGTAGCTATTTTGACTCCCCGTGATCAAActgccatttttataattgttCATTCTTATCTTTAACATGCGATAGTGGGGATCCTTGGAGGGGTGGTTAAACTGTGCGATCCTATgtaggttatttttttttctaaagtTAAATTCCTTTCTCTCTCTTCGGAAGCACATTTCTGGCGAGTCGCCACTCTGCAGAAATGGATTCCTAACTAAGTTGTCataattttcgtttttctttgcaGATGGGGCAACTGCCCGGTGGTAGCGCATTGTGTGGCCATTGGAGTGGTGCCCCTTGCGGCGATGCGCGCTTCCCTGATATATGCCGCTATGCTTCGAATCACCTCGATGGAAACTCCTTCTACATTCGTGCATCCCACAGTTGAAGGTACCTTTTGCGTTAAAGGAGGAGTTACAACCACTGCTACTGTTCTGTTT contains these protein-coding regions:
- a CDS encoding hypothetical protein (putative), whose translation is MNDNSIKINDNTLSMENWIEHQTIGNDENGEKNLNERNKEDKHNDSESKAQLEVGKKKEDLKRQDENDSEIAIKKEINKINECANCNNLDATKDYTIIVPPRKKMRNMTNEEVEGGNRIGGKVNGEEGFIPAGKDHSSEQEYITESLQSSSFDLKHKNKKLKKKSICDGSKRENGQGGKSGKNKPNGKNKPNGKNRPKGKNAQYEKKYDQTVDQSSDEGGAGDSSEGSGEGNGEGSGEGSGEGSSEGSSRREDDLSNSLSKRKGKKKDKQKTRNMLREKLNKTKKINFKKEKNNTKNDKQRYAKYKRSKENIKMTFDVTSRFTVLGCDWDNISSADIFYLFESYYNFEKRKKKNIDYTKSRAVKKVTIYTSKYGEKKLKQEKKHGPKINLDILKLKRKGDGAVYRHNNFLDYFQDEEDDEDDEDDEDNEDDEDNEDDEDNEDDEDNEDDEGALSSSEDGNSSSRGAEDSANNDESVESDESEDLDGSDDRDDSTGDDESADSDNSAGDGAKGKKAPTKESTKAKTDGRDSSKAKLKKKRNEQAILHTSLSADEEEENEKIRLYQIQRSRYYFAVVECYNKEIVEFLYEELNDMDADFCINYLDLRIIDDKCSLDDYKVKEACSKIPDNYQFHYSVSTPLKHTHAKSTWDENPKRKKLLSTRFSEEKLRELDLKEYLANSSSSDEEEEEEEKEEEGENHNKDNSPLNKREKYNREYYRKLLLGDWLNEDDTQSAQKEEPNWGVPKTSGKGTRGDDVSKMNFSMYLDEMEEEIVGKEGVINLSKERSYASNKNADGSITNELTESYHEKGGEKNKHKVKGSAAATPTAKEADDADDADNSDKENEVVQVFKNMLKNREQKEEKKNPWDKYLDRVRQKKKLKKKAYLESLKKKDEEIKKIITKKTNKRKKDVMFKSHGENLLEKVNDGHIIDSRFADLYKNKDFNLDITNPNFKKTKFNEDILQKKNANLKCLFICVQVGTRVVICCWASTELRPQICR